A region of Streptomyces deccanensis DNA encodes the following proteins:
- a CDS encoding C40 family peptidase: MEESLVPLVPMSHTAHIRSHRKPRRNASSIAMRAGVAGGVLSTVAVAGASTAAFAAEPVTQTLELPTLTADLATQAAQSADATQAMAADYQLQAERDAAAEEAAKQADKDLAKAKKEEARKKAAEEAERKAAAERASRDSERATLSTNSSTATSTTTAPASGSVGTVIDFLKAQLGDAYVMGATGPNAWDCSSLVQAAFKQVGVDLPRVSQDQSMQGTEVSLSNLEVGDILYWGAKGSAYHVGVYVGNGQYLDAANPSKGVVIQDLSGYPATGAVRVL; this comes from the coding sequence ATGGAGGAGTCGCTGGTACCGCTTGTACCCATGTCCCACACCGCTCACATACGCAGCCACCGGAAACCCCGCCGCAACGCGTCCTCGATCGCGATGCGCGCCGGAGTCGCCGGTGGCGTTCTCAGCACCGTGGCCGTGGCCGGCGCGTCGACGGCCGCGTTCGCCGCGGAGCCGGTGACGCAGACGCTCGAACTGCCCACCCTCACGGCCGACCTGGCCACGCAGGCCGCGCAGTCCGCGGACGCCACGCAGGCGATGGCGGCCGACTACCAGCTGCAGGCCGAGCGTGACGCGGCCGCCGAAGAGGCGGCCAAGCAGGCCGACAAGGACCTCGCCAAGGCGAAGAAGGAAGAGGCCCGGAAGAAGGCCGCCGAGGAGGCCGAGCGCAAGGCCGCCGCCGAGCGCGCCTCGCGCGACAGTGAGCGGGCCACCCTCTCGACCAACTCGTCGACGGCGACCTCGACCACGACGGCGCCCGCCAGCGGCAGCGTCGGCACGGTCATCGACTTCCTGAAGGCCCAGCTCGGCGACGCCTACGTCATGGGCGCCACCGGCCCCAACGCGTGGGACTGCTCCTCGCTCGTGCAGGCCGCGTTCAAGCAGGTCGGCGTGGACCTCCCCCGGGTCTCGCAGGACCAGTCGATGCAGGGCACCGAGGTCTCGCTGTCGAACCTCGAGGTCGGCGACATCCTGTACTGGGGCGCCAAGGGTTCGGCGTACCACGTGGGTGTCTACGTCGGGAACGGCCAGTACCTCGACGCGGCGAACCCCTCCAAGGGCGTCGTCATCCAGGACCTCTCCGGCTACCCGGCGACGGGCGCGGTGCGCGTGCTCTGA
- a CDS encoding NADH-quinone oxidoreductase subunit A, with translation MNAYAPILVLGALGAGFAIFSVIMATLIGPKRYNRAKLEAYECGIEPTPTPAGGGRFPIKYYLTAMLFIVFDIEIVFLYPWAVTFDALGVFGLVEMLLFVLTVFVAYAYVWRRGGLEWD, from the coding sequence GTGAACGCCTATGCGCCCATCCTCGTACTGGGAGCCCTCGGGGCAGGCTTTGCGATCTTCTCCGTGATCATGGCCACGCTGATCGGCCCGAAGCGCTACAACCGGGCCAAGCTCGAGGCCTACGAGTGCGGGATCGAGCCCACCCCCACGCCGGCCGGCGGCGGGCGTTTCCCCATCAAGTACTACCTGACGGCGATGCTCTTCATCGTCTTCGACATCGAGATCGTCTTCCTCTACCCGTGGGCCGTCACCTTCGACGCCCTGGGTGTTTTCGGGCTCGTGGAGATGCTGCTCTTCGTGCTCACCGTCTTCGTCGCCTACGCGTACGTCTGGCGCCGCGGCGGCCTGGAATGGGACTGA
- a CDS encoding NuoB/complex I 20 kDa subunit family protein: protein MGLEEKLPSGFLLTTVEQAAGWVRKASVFPATFGLACCAIEMMTTGAGRYDLARFGMEVFRGSPRQADLMIVAGRVSQKMAPVLRQVYDQMPNPKWVISMGVCASSGGMFNNYAIVQGVDHIVPVDIYLPGCPPRPEMLMDAILKLHQKIQTSKLGVNAEEAAREAEEAALKALPTIEMKGLLR, encoded by the coding sequence ATGGGACTCGAAGAAAAACTGCCGAGCGGTTTCCTGCTGACCACCGTCGAGCAGGCCGCGGGCTGGGTACGCAAGGCATCCGTCTTCCCCGCCACCTTCGGCCTCGCCTGTTGTGCCATCGAGATGATGACCACGGGCGCGGGGCGCTACGACCTGGCGCGCTTCGGCATGGAGGTCTTCCGCGGCTCGCCGCGCCAGGCGGACCTGATGATCGTGGCCGGCCGGGTCAGCCAGAAGATGGCGCCGGTGCTGCGGCAGGTCTACGACCAGATGCCGAATCCCAAGTGGGTGATCTCCATGGGGGTCTGCGCGTCGTCCGGCGGCATGTTCAACAACTACGCGATCGTCCAGGGCGTCGACCACATCGTCCCGGTCGACATCTACCTCCCGGGCTGCCCGCCACGGCCCGAGATGCTGATGGACGCGATCCTCAAGCTCCACCAGAAGATCCAGACGTCCAAGCTCGGCGTGAACGCGGAGGAAGCGGCCCGCGAGGCCGAGGAGGCCGCGCTCAAGGCACTGCCCACCATCGAGATGAAGGGGCTGCTGCGATGA
- a CDS encoding NADH-quinone oxidoreductase subunit C, giving the protein MSDANGVNPEKDLAASNLPGQRGDGGEEIRVQRGMFGANNGGDTSGYGGLVRSIRLPGEAVRPYGGWFDEVADELEGALEEQGLVPENVIDKTVVDRGELTFHIEREHLPRVARTLRDDPALRFELCTGVSGVHYPGDKGRELHAVYHLRSITHNRLIRLEVSAPDADPHIPSLVPVYPTNDWHERETYDFFGIVFDGHPALTRIMMPDDWQGFPQRKDYPLGGIPVEYKGAQIPAPDQRRSYS; this is encoded by the coding sequence ATGAGCGACGCGAACGGGGTCAACCCCGAGAAGGATCTCGCCGCCTCCAATCTCCCCGGCCAGCGCGGCGACGGCGGTGAGGAGATCCGCGTCCAGCGCGGCATGTTCGGCGCGAACAACGGCGGCGACACCTCCGGCTACGGCGGTCTGGTCCGCTCCATCCGGCTCCCCGGCGAGGCCGTCCGCCCCTACGGCGGCTGGTTCGACGAGGTCGCCGACGAGCTGGAGGGCGCCCTGGAGGAACAGGGCCTCGTCCCCGAGAACGTGATCGACAAGACCGTCGTCGACCGGGGCGAGCTCACCTTCCACATCGAGCGCGAGCACCTGCCCCGCGTCGCCCGCACCCTCCGGGACGACCCGGCCCTCCGCTTCGAGCTGTGCACCGGCGTCTCCGGCGTCCACTACCCCGGCGACAAGGGCCGCGAGCTGCACGCCGTCTACCACCTGCGTTCGATCACCCACAACCGGCTGATCCGCCTGGAGGTCTCCGCCCCCGACGCCGACCCGCACATCCCGTCGCTCGTCCCCGTCTACCCGACCAACGACTGGCACGAGCGCGAGACGTACGACTTCTTCGGCATCGTCTTCGACGGCCACCCCGCGCTGACGCGGATCATGATGCCGGACGACTGGCAGGGCTTCCCGCAGCGCAAGGACTACCCCCTCGGCGGCATCCCCGTCGAGTACAAGGGCGCCCAGATCCCGGCTCCGGACCAGCGGAGGTCGTACTCATGA
- a CDS encoding NADH-quinone oxidoreductase subunit D — MSTQHASADSHATARETTEGTVYTVTGGDWDEVAETAARSDDERIIVNMGPQHPSTHGVLRLILEIDGETVTEARCGIGYLHTGIEKNLEYRTWTQGTTFVTRMDYLTPFFNETAYCLAVEKLLGIEDEIPDRATIIRVLLMELNRLSSHLVCIATGGMELGATTIMIYGFRDRELILDIYELITGLRMNHAYIRPGGLAQDLPPGAVDQIREFVKKMEKNLPEYDKLATGNPIFKARMQDVGYLDLTGCMALGATGPILRSAGLPHDLRKAQPYCGYETYDFDVPTADTCDSYGRFLIRLEEMRQSLRIVEQCLDRLEPGPVMVGDKKIAWPAQLALGPDGLGNSLDHIKKIMGTSMEALIHHFKLVTEGFRVPPGQAYAAVESPKGELGVHVVSDGGTRPFRVHFRDPSFTNLQAMAAMCEGGQVADVIVAVASIDPVMGGVDR, encoded by the coding sequence ATGAGCACGCAGCACGCATCCGCCGACTCCCACGCCACGGCGCGCGAGACCACCGAGGGCACCGTCTACACGGTCACCGGCGGCGACTGGGACGAGGTGGCCGAGACCGCCGCCCGGTCCGACGACGAGCGCATCATCGTCAACATGGGCCCCCAGCACCCGTCCACGCACGGGGTGCTCCGGCTGATCCTGGAGATCGACGGCGAGACCGTCACCGAGGCCCGCTGCGGCATCGGCTACCTCCACACCGGCATCGAGAAGAACCTCGAATACCGCACGTGGACGCAGGGCACCACGTTCGTGACGCGCATGGACTACCTGACGCCGTTCTTCAACGAGACGGCGTACTGCCTCGCCGTGGAGAAACTCCTCGGCATCGAGGACGAGATCCCCGACCGCGCCACGATCATCCGGGTGCTCCTGATGGAGCTGAACCGGCTCTCCTCCCACCTGGTGTGCATCGCCACCGGCGGCATGGAACTGGGCGCCACCACGATCATGATCTACGGCTTCCGTGATCGTGAACTGATTCTCGACATCTACGAGCTGATCACCGGCCTGCGCATGAACCACGCGTACATCCGGCCCGGCGGACTCGCCCAGGACCTGCCGCCCGGCGCGGTCGACCAGATCCGCGAGTTCGTCAAGAAGATGGAGAAGAACCTCCCCGAGTACGACAAGCTCGCCACCGGGAACCCCATCTTCAAGGCCCGGATGCAGGACGTCGGCTACCTCGACCTGACCGGCTGCATGGCCCTCGGCGCCACCGGCCCCATCCTGCGCTCCGCCGGTCTCCCGCACGACCTGCGCAAGGCCCAGCCGTACTGCGGCTACGAGACGTACGACTTCGACGTCCCGACCGCCGACACCTGCGACTCCTACGGTCGCTTCCTGATCCGCCTGGAGGAGATGCGCCAGTCCCTCAGGATCGTCGAACAGTGCCTGGACCGGCTGGAGCCCGGCCCGGTCATGGTCGGCGACAAGAAGATCGCCTGGCCCGCGCAGCTCGCCCTCGGACCCGACGGGCTCGGCAACTCCCTGGACCACATCAAGAAGATCATGGGCACCTCCATGGAGGCCCTGATCCACCACTTCAAGCTGGTGACCGAGGGTTTCCGCGTCCCGCCGGGTCAGGCGTACGCGGCGGTCGAGTCGCCCAAGGGCGAACTCGGGGTGCACGTCGTGTCCGACGGAGGCACCCGCCCCTTCCGGGTCCACTTCCGCGACCCGTCCTTCACCAACCTGCAGGCCATGGCGGCGATGTGCGAGGGCGGCCAGGTCGCCGACGTCATCGTCGCCGTCGCGTCCATCGACCCCGTGATGGGAGGCGTCGACCGGTGA
- the nuoE gene encoding NADH-quinone oxidoreductase subunit NuoE, which yields MPQLPAPDYPDDVRARLERDAAEVVARYPDSRSALLPLLHLVQSEEGHVTRTGMRFCADVLGLTTAEVTAVATFYSMYRRKPSGDYQVGVCTNTLCAVMGGDAIFEALQDHLGVGNGETTDDGKVTLEHIECNAACDFAPVVMVNWEFFDNQTVDSAKGLVDDLRAGVEVRPTRGAPLCTFKDTARILAGFPDERPGAVEASGGAGPASLVGLRLARGEAGPARVVHPRDGGPHDEPQDRVHEPSPSEHLSSHDAPQDTSASDPAHPAGPAAEEGE from the coding sequence ATGCCCCAACTGCCCGCGCCCGACTACCCGGACGACGTTCGAGCCCGGCTGGAGCGGGACGCGGCCGAGGTCGTCGCCCGCTACCCGGACTCCCGGTCCGCCCTCCTGCCGCTGCTGCACCTCGTGCAGTCGGAGGAGGGCCACGTCACCCGCACCGGCATGCGGTTCTGCGCCGACGTGCTCGGCCTGACCACGGCCGAGGTCACCGCCGTCGCCACCTTCTACTCCATGTACCGGCGCAAGCCCTCCGGCGACTACCAGGTCGGCGTCTGCACGAACACCCTGTGCGCGGTGATGGGCGGCGACGCGATCTTCGAGGCCCTCCAGGACCACCTCGGCGTCGGCAACGGCGAGACCACCGACGACGGCAAGGTCACCCTGGAGCACATCGAGTGCAACGCGGCCTGCGACTTCGCACCGGTCGTGATGGTCAACTGGGAGTTCTTCGACAACCAGACCGTCGACAGCGCCAAGGGCCTCGTCGACGACCTGCGCGCGGGAGTCGAGGTCCGGCCCACGCGCGGGGCGCCGCTGTGCACCTTCAAGGACACCGCCCGCATCCTCGCCGGCTTCCCCGACGAGCGCCCCGGGGCCGTCGAGGCGAGCGGCGGCGCGGGCCCCGCCTCGCTGGTCGGCCTCCGCCTGGCCAGGGGGGAGGCCGGACCCGCGCGCGTGGTCCACCCCAGGGACGGCGGCCCGCACGACGAGCCGCAGGACCGGGTGCACGAGCCGTCACCCAGCGAGCACCTCAGCTCGCACGACGCGCCGCAGGACACATCGGCCTCCGACCCGGCCCACCCGGCCGGGCCCGCCGCCGAGGAGGGGGAGTGA
- the nuoF gene encoding NADH-quinone oxidoreductase subunit NuoF: MTLAPEIKGSSPEKLLAPVLSSFWDEDRSWTLDVYRRHDGYEGLRKALEMTPDDLIAYVKESGLRGRGGAGFPTGMKWQFIPQGDGKPHYLVVNADESEPGTCKDIPLLFANPHSLIEGMIIACYAIRSSHAFIYLRGEVVPVLRRLHEAVREAYEAGFLGENILGSGLDLELTVHAGAGAYICGEETALLDSLEGRRGQPRLRPPFPAVEGLYACPTVVNNVESIASVPAILHRGKEWFRSMGSEKSPGFTLYSLSGHVASPGQYEAPLGITLRQLLEMSGGMRPGHRLKFWTPGGSSTPMFTDEHLDVPLDYEGVGAAGSMLGTKALQCFDETTCVVRAVTRWTEFYAHESCGKCTPCREGTYWLVQLLRDIEAGKGVMSDLDKLNDIADNINGKSFCALGDGAASPIFSSLKYFRAEYEDHITGRGCPFDPARSTAWADKDKHAEVNA; encoded by the coding sequence ATGACGTTGGCACCCGAGATCAAGGGCAGCAGCCCGGAGAAGCTGCTCGCACCCGTGCTGTCGTCCTTCTGGGACGAGGACCGGTCGTGGACGCTGGACGTCTACCGCAGGCACGACGGGTACGAGGGCCTGCGCAAGGCGCTCGAGATGACGCCGGACGACCTCATCGCGTACGTCAAGGAATCCGGGTTGCGCGGCCGTGGCGGCGCGGGATTCCCCACGGGGATGAAATGGCAGTTCATTCCCCAGGGCGACGGGAAACCGCACTATCTCGTTGTCAACGCCGACGAGTCGGAGCCCGGAACGTGCAAGGACATTCCGCTCCTCTTCGCGAACCCGCACAGCCTCATCGAGGGCATGATCATCGCGTGCTACGCCATTCGGTCGTCGCATGCCTTCATCTATCTGCGGGGTGAAGTCGTCCCCGTCCTGCGGCGGTTGCACGAGGCCGTCCGTGAGGCCTACGAGGCCGGCTTCCTCGGCGAGAACATCCTGGGCAGCGGACTCGACCTCGAACTCACCGTGCACGCGGGCGCGGGCGCGTACATCTGCGGTGAGGAGACCGCGCTGCTCGACTCGCTCGAAGGCCGCCGTGGTCAACCGCGACTGCGTCCCCCCTTCCCTGCTGTCGAGGGCCTCTACGCGTGCCCGACTGTTGTGAACAACGTCGAGTCGATCGCGTCGGTTCCCGCGATCCTGCACCGGGGCAAGGAATGGTTCCGGTCGATGGGCAGCGAGAAGTCCCCCGGCTTCACGCTCTACTCGCTCAGCGGCCATGTCGCCAGCCCCGGCCAGTACGAGGCCCCGCTCGGCATCACGCTGCGCCAGCTCCTGGAGATGAGCGGCGGCATGCGGCCCGGACACCGCCTCAAGTTCTGGACGCCCGGCGGCTCCTCGACGCCGATGTTCACCGACGAGCACCTCGACGTCCCCCTCGACTACGAGGGCGTGGGCGCCGCGGGTTCCATGCTCGGCACCAAGGCCCTCCAGTGCTTCGACGAGACCACCTGCGTCGTACGGGCCGTCACCCGCTGGACCGAGTTCTACGCCCACGAGTCCTGCGGCAAGTGCACCCCCTGCCGCGAAGGCACCTACTGGCTGGTCCAGTTGCTGCGTGACATCGAGGCCGGCAAGGGCGTCATGAGCGACCTCGACAAGCTGAACGACATCGCCGACAACATCAACGGCAAGTCCTTCTGCGCCCTCGGCGACGGCGCCGCCTCGCCCATCTTCTCCTCCCTCAAGTACTTCCGCGCGGAGTACGAGGACCACATCACGGGCCGGGGCTGCCCCTTCGACCCGGCCAGGTCGACCGCCTGGGCCGACAAGGACAAGCACGCGGAGGTGAACGCATGA
- a CDS encoding NADH-quinone oxidoreductase subunit G, with protein sequence MTVTTSAPSGGGEAAVPPEDLVSLTIDGIDISVPKGTLVIRAAEQLGVEIPRFCDHPLLDPAGACRQCIVEVEGQRKPMASCTITCTDGMVVKTHLTSPVAEKAQKGVMELLLINHPLDCPVCDKGGECPLQNQAMSHGHSESRFEGRKRTYEKPVPISTQVLLDRERCVLCARCTRFSNQVAGDPMIELIERGALQQVGTGEGDPFESYFSGNTIQICPVGALTSAAYRFRSRPFDLVSSPSVCEHCSGGCATRTDHRRGKVMRRLAADDPEVNEEWICDKGRFAFRYAQRPDRLTTPLVRNADGVLEPASWPEALEAAARGLLAARGRAAVLTGGRLTVEDAYAYSKFARVALDTNDIDFRARVHSGEEADFLAARVAGRGRDLDGTGVTYTSLEKAPAVLLVGFEAEEEAPGVFLRLRKAWRKHKQQVFSLATHATRGLEKAGGTLLPAAPGTETEWLDALASGFGLEGDGIRASEALRTEGAVIVVGERLAAVAGGLTAAVRAASLTGAKLVWIPRRAGERAAVEAGALPTALPGGRPATDPRARAEVAAAWGVAELPARYGRDTGQIVEAAATGELGALVVAGVEVADLPDPARAREALSAVGFLVSLELRPSEVTDRADVVLPVAAVAEKAGTFVNWEGRVRMFEAALKPDQMTRRVAPTDGRVLQMLADAMDVHLGLPDLRTTRAELDRLGAWDGARANEPVEVGAALPRPAAGEAVLAGHRLLLDQGRLQDGDEALAGTRHAAHARVSAATAAEVGVKNGDLLAVSGPAGAVELPLLITEMPDRVVWLPLNSTGAGVASDTGALPGALVRIGPATLAAEAPEEVEA encoded by the coding sequence ATGACCGTGACCACCAGCGCTCCCTCCGGGGGCGGGGAGGCGGCGGTCCCGCCGGAAGATCTCGTCTCGCTGACCATCGACGGCATCGACATCAGCGTGCCCAAGGGCACCCTGGTCATCCGGGCCGCCGAACAACTCGGCGTCGAGATCCCCCGCTTCTGCGACCACCCCCTCCTCGACCCCGCCGGCGCCTGCCGCCAGTGCATCGTCGAGGTCGAGGGCCAGCGCAAGCCCATGGCGTCCTGCACCATCACCTGCACCGACGGGATGGTCGTCAAGACGCACCTCACCTCCCCGGTCGCGGAGAAGGCCCAGAAGGGTGTGATGGAGCTCCTGCTCATCAACCACCCGCTGGACTGCCCCGTCTGCGACAAGGGCGGCGAGTGCCCCCTGCAGAACCAGGCCATGTCGCACGGCCACTCCGAGTCCCGCTTCGAGGGCCGCAAGCGGACGTACGAGAAGCCCGTCCCGATCTCCACGCAGGTCCTCCTCGACCGTGAGCGGTGCGTGCTGTGCGCCCGCTGCACCCGGTTCTCCAACCAGGTCGCCGGCGACCCGATGATCGAGCTGATCGAACGGGGCGCGCTGCAGCAGGTCGGCACCGGCGAGGGCGACCCCTTCGAGTCGTACTTCTCCGGCAACACCATCCAGATCTGCCCCGTCGGCGCGCTGACCTCGGCGGCGTACCGATTCCGCTCCCGCCCCTTCGACCTGGTCTCCTCGCCGTCCGTCTGCGAGCACTGCTCCGGCGGCTGCGCCACCCGCACCGACCACCGGCGCGGCAAGGTCATGCGACGCCTCGCGGCCGACGACCCCGAGGTCAACGAGGAGTGGATCTGCGACAAGGGCCGCTTCGCGTTCCGCTACGCGCAGCGCCCCGACCGGCTGACCACCCCGCTCGTCCGCAACGCCGACGGCGTCCTGGAGCCCGCGTCCTGGCCGGAGGCCCTGGAGGCCGCCGCCCGGGGGCTCCTCGCGGCGCGCGGCCGGGCCGCCGTCCTCACCGGCGGCCGGCTCACCGTCGAGGACGCCTACGCGTACAGCAAGTTCGCGCGTGTCGCCCTCGACACCAACGACATCGACTTCCGCGCGCGCGTGCACAGCGGCGAAGAGGCCGACTTCCTGGCCGCCCGGGTCGCCGGACGCGGCCGTGACCTCGACGGCACGGGCGTCACGTACACCTCCCTGGAGAAGGCGCCCGCCGTCCTGCTGGTCGGGTTCGAGGCCGAGGAGGAGGCGCCCGGCGTCTTCCTGAGGCTGCGCAAGGCCTGGCGCAAGCACAAGCAGCAGGTGTTCTCGCTGGCGACGCACGCCACCCGGGGCCTCGAGAAGGCCGGCGGCACCCTGCTGCCGGCCGCGCCGGGCACCGAGACCGAATGGCTGGACGCCCTCGCGAGCGGCTTCGGCCTGGAGGGCGACGGCATCAGGGCCTCCGAGGCGCTGCGCACCGAGGGCGCGGTGATCGTCGTCGGAGAGCGGCTCGCCGCCGTCGCGGGCGGGCTCACCGCCGCCGTGCGGGCCGCGTCCCTCACCGGCGCGAAGCTGGTGTGGATCCCGCGCCGGGCCGGGGAGCGCGCCGCCGTCGAGGCGGGCGCCCTGCCGACGGCGCTGCCGGGCGGCCGCCCGGCCACCGACCCGCGCGCACGCGCGGAGGTCGCCGCCGCCTGGGGCGTCGCCGAACTCCCCGCGCGATACGGCCGGGACACCGGGCAGATCGTCGAGGCCGCCGCCACCGGAGAGCTCGGGGCCCTGGTGGTGGCGGGCGTGGAAGTCGCCGATCTGCCCGACCCGGCACGCGCGCGTGAGGCACTGTCCGCCGTGGGCTTCCTGGTGTCGCTGGAACTGCGGCCCAGCGAGGTCACCGACCGGGCCGACGTCGTCCTCCCGGTCGCCGCCGTCGCCGAGAAGGCCGGCACCTTCGTCAACTGGGAAGGCCGCGTGCGGATGTTCGAGGCCGCGCTGAAGCCCGACCAGATGACCCGCCGGGTGGCCCCCACCGACGGGCGCGTCCTGCAGATGCTCGCCGACGCCATGGACGTCCACCTGGGGCTGCCGGACCTGCGCACCACGCGCGCGGAGCTGGACCGCCTCGGGGCGTGGGACGGCGCGCGGGCCAACGAGCCGGTGGAGGTCGGGGCCGCGCTGCCGCGCCCGGCCGCCGGGGAGGCCGTCCTCGCCGGACACCGGCTGCTGCTCGACCAGGGCCGCCTCCAGGACGGCGACGAGGCGCTCGCCGGGACCCGGCACGCCGCCCACGCGCGCGTGTCGGCCGCCACGGCAGCCGAGGTGGGCGTCAAGAACGGCGACCTCCTCGCGGTCAGCGGCCCCGCCGGGGCCGTCGAACTGCCGCTGCTGATCACCGAGATGCCCGACCGCGTCGTCTGGCTGCCGCTGAACTCCACCGGCGCGGGCGTCGCCTCCGACACCGGGGCGCTGCCCGGCGCACTCGTCCGTATCGGCCCCGCGACGCTCGCCGCCGAGGCTCCCGAGGAGGTGGAGGCATGA
- the nuoH gene encoding NADH-quinone oxidoreductase subunit NuoH — protein MSAYYLAAEDLSMFGRDPWWLVVVKAVFCFAFLMITVLFSIVWERKVVAWMQLRIGPNRHGPWGMLQSLADGIKLMLKEDVIVKRADKVVYVLAPIVAAIPAFMAIAVIPFGPAGNEISIFGQRTTMQLTDLPIAMLYILAVASVGIYGIVLAGWSSGSTYPLLGGLRSAAQMISYEIAMGAAFASVFLYSGSMSTSAIVEAQQDRWYIVLLPVSFLIYIVTMVGETNRAPFDMPESEGDLVGGFNTEYSSIKFAMFMLAEYVNMVTVSAVSVTLFLGGWRAPYPISTFWEGANHGWWPMLWFVVKVQLLLFFFIWLRGTLPRVRYDQLMKLGWKVLLPVSVVWLMLVATVRTLRNENYDFAEIALYVAGAVIVLFLLSVVADMFRDRREAQEAHAEPAGFDPMAGGFPVPPLPGQTLPPVPRRRPRRERELIVSGGSDTESDGSSNGREASDG, from the coding sequence ATGAGCGCGTACTACCTCGCCGCTGAGGACCTCTCGATGTTCGGCCGCGACCCCTGGTGGCTCGTCGTCGTCAAGGCGGTGTTCTGCTTCGCCTTCCTGATGATCACCGTGCTGTTCTCCATCGTGTGGGAGCGCAAGGTCGTCGCCTGGATGCAGCTGCGCATCGGCCCCAACCGGCACGGCCCCTGGGGCATGCTCCAGTCGCTCGCCGACGGCATCAAACTGATGCTCAAGGAAGACGTCATCGTCAAACGCGCGGACAAGGTCGTCTACGTCCTCGCGCCGATCGTCGCGGCCATCCCGGCCTTCATGGCGATCGCGGTGATCCCCTTCGGCCCGGCCGGCAACGAGATCTCGATCTTCGGCCAGCGCACCACGATGCAGCTCACCGACCTGCCGATCGCGATGCTCTACATCCTCGCGGTCGCCTCCGTCGGCATCTACGGCATCGTCCTCGCGGGCTGGAGCTCCGGCTCCACCTACCCGCTGCTCGGCGGCCTGCGGTCCGCCGCCCAGATGATCTCCTACGAGATCGCCATGGGCGCCGCGTTCGCCTCCGTCTTCCTCTACTCCGGGTCGATGTCGACCTCGGCGATCGTGGAGGCGCAGCAGGACCGCTGGTACATCGTGCTGCTGCCGGTCTCGTTCCTGATCTACATCGTGACCATGGTCGGCGAGACCAACCGTGCCCCGTTCGACATGCCGGAGTCCGAGGGCGACCTCGTCGGCGGCTTCAACACCGAGTACTCGTCGATCAAGTTCGCGATGTTCATGCTCGCCGAGTACGTCAACATGGTGACCGTCTCCGCCGTGTCGGTGACGCTGTTCCTCGGCGGCTGGCGGGCCCCCTACCCCATCAGCACCTTCTGGGAGGGCGCCAACCACGGCTGGTGGCCGATGCTCTGGTTCGTGGTGAAGGTGCAGCTGCTGCTGTTCTTCTTCATCTGGCTGCGCGGCACCCTCCCACGCGTCCGCTACGACCAGCTGATGAAGCTCGGCTGGAAGGTCCTCCTGCCGGTCTCCGTGGTCTGGCTGATGCTCGTCGCGACCGTGCGGACCCTCAGGAACGAGAACTACGACTTCGCCGAGATCGCCCTGTACGTCGCCGGCGCGGTCATCGTCCTCTTCCTGCTGTCCGTCGTCGCCGACATGTTCCGCGACCGGCGCGAGGCACAGGAAGCGCACGCCGAACCGGCCGGCTTCGACCCGATGGCCGGCGGATTCCCCGTACCGCCCCTGCCCGGACAGACCCTCCCGCCGGTGCCGCGCAGGCGCCCGCGCCGGGAGCGGGAGCTGATTGTCAGTGGTGGGTCCGATACTGAGAGTGACGGATCTTCGAATGGGAGGGAGGCGTCCGATGGCTGA
- the nuoI gene encoding NADH-quinone oxidoreductase subunit NuoI: protein MAEEPKENKQGFQNPVAGFGVTFKAMFKKRLTEQYPEQEKTTAPRFHGRHQLNRHPDGLEKCVGCELCAWACPADAIYVEGADNTDEERYSPGERYGRVYQINYARCILCGLCIEACPTRALTMTNEFELADSSRANLIYTKEQLLAGLEEGMVDSPHAIYPGTDEQDYYRGLVTEAAPGTERQVATSRGEKPQDAAATTGEDEPASEKVIRR, encoded by the coding sequence ATGGCTGAGGAGCCGAAAGAGAACAAGCAGGGGTTCCAGAACCCCGTCGCCGGCTTCGGCGTGACCTTCAAGGCCATGTTCAAGAAGCGGCTGACCGAGCAGTACCCGGAGCAGGAGAAGACCACGGCCCCGCGGTTCCACGGCCGGCACCAGCTCAACCGCCATCCGGACGGCCTGGAGAAGTGCGTCGGCTGCGAACTGTGCGCCTGGGCCTGCCCCGCCGACGCCATCTACGTCGAGGGCGCCGACAACACGGACGAGGAGCGCTACTCCCCGGGCGAGCGGTACGGCCGCGTCTACCAGATCAACTACGCCCGCTGCATCCTGTGCGGCCTGTGCATCGAGGCCTGCCCGACGCGCGCGCTCACCATGACCAACGAGTTCGAGCTGGCCGACTCCAGCCGTGCCAACCTCATCTACACCAAGGAGCAACTGCTCGCCGGTCTGGAAGAGGGCATGGTCGACTCGCCGCACGCGATCTACCCGGGCACCGACGAGCAGGACTACTACCGGGGCCTGGTCACCGAGGCCGCGCCCGGTACGGAGCGCCAAGTGGCCACCTCCAGGGGCGAGAAGCCGCAGGACGCGGCCGCCACCACCGGTGAGGACGAGCCGGCGTCGGAGAAGGTGATCCGCCGATGA